From a single Fulvivirga ulvae genomic region:
- the dinB gene encoding DNA polymerase IV: MRKIIHIDMDAFYASVEQRDNPELKGKPVAVGGSSDRGVVAAASYEARKFGVRSAMPSSIAARKCPDLIFVKPRFDAYKAVSNQIREIFFEYTDLVEPLSLDEAYLDVTHNKKNMPSATLIAREIKARIKQKTQLTASAGISINKFLAKTASDVNKPDGLFLIPPDKAAAYVESLPIERFFGIGKVTAEKMHKMGIKNGLDLKRYSESDLAMRFGKSGRYYYRIARAIDDREVNPHRIRKSLGAENTFLHDLTQPDEIRKELEHIKVTLVNRMERSNTRGKTLTLKVKFYDFQQITRSKTITKWIENEKQITSLYEELLTTLDLSDVKIRLLGLSISNLNHELEEPVSYQLTLEF; the protein is encoded by the coding sequence ATGAGAAAGATCATACATATAGACATGGATGCTTTTTATGCCTCGGTTGAGCAACGTGACAATCCGGAGTTAAAAGGGAAACCTGTAGCTGTTGGGGGAAGCTCAGATCGCGGTGTGGTAGCTGCAGCCAGCTATGAAGCCCGGAAATTTGGAGTTCGCTCCGCTATGCCTTCCTCAATTGCAGCAAGGAAATGTCCGGACCTGATCTTTGTTAAACCCAGGTTTGATGCTTATAAAGCTGTATCAAACCAAATCCGTGAAATTTTCTTTGAATATACTGATTTGGTAGAGCCACTTTCCCTCGATGAAGCATATCTTGATGTAACTCACAACAAAAAGAATATGCCTTCTGCAACCCTTATTGCCCGGGAGATCAAGGCGCGCATCAAACAAAAAACCCAGCTCACCGCATCAGCCGGTATTTCAATTAATAAATTTCTGGCAAAAACAGCCTCTGATGTAAATAAACCTGATGGCCTTTTCCTTATACCTCCGGATAAAGCTGCAGCCTACGTAGAAAGCCTGCCTATAGAGCGCTTTTTCGGAATAGGAAAAGTAACAGCAGAAAAAATGCACAAAATGGGCATTAAAAACGGATTGGATCTGAAAAGATATAGCGAGTCTGACCTGGCTATGAGATTTGGTAAGTCAGGAAGGTACTACTACCGTATAGCGAGGGCCATTGATGATCGTGAAGTAAACCCTCACCGTATCCGGAAATCACTCGGAGCCGAAAATACATTTTTACATGACCTTACTCAGCCCGATGAAATAAGAAAAGAGCTTGAACATATCAAAGTGACTCTGGTTAACCGCATGGAGAGATCAAACACCAGAGGCAAAACACTAACCCTGAAGGTAAAATTTTATGATTTTCAACAGATTACCCGTAGCAAAACCATTACCAAGTGGATAGAAAATGAAAAACAGATAACGTCTCTATATGAAGAGTTGCTGACAACTTTGGATTTATCAGATGTAAAAATCAGATTGTTAGGACTCTCTATATCAAATTTAAATCATGAATTGGAGGAACCTGTCTCCTATCAGCTCACTCTGGAGTTTTAG
- a CDS encoding RNA polymerase sigma factor, whose translation MQSYLRDEGKRSINPVNPDYDMILIEGCKSKNRESQRMLYKHYYGYAMSICVRYAQDQEEAREILNDGFMKVFAKIDMYDPKKSFKGWLRRILINTAIDHFRANKKHYYHADITEGHDQMDSVDVIDDMSHNDILELVQKLSPMYRTVFSMYAIDGYNHEEIAKQLGISVGTSKSNLSKARGNLRKMLMKMNREIYEQYI comes from the coding sequence ATGCAAAGCTATCTCCGTGATGAGGGCAAAAGGTCAATAAATCCAGTTAATCCTGACTATGACATGATCTTGATTGAGGGATGTAAAAGTAAAAATAGAGAAAGTCAACGTATGCTGTACAAGCATTACTATGGCTATGCTATGAGTATATGTGTCCGGTATGCTCAGGATCAGGAAGAGGCCAGGGAAATCTTAAATGATGGCTTTATGAAAGTTTTTGCCAAAATAGATATGTACGATCCTAAAAAGTCATTTAAAGGATGGCTCAGGAGGATATTGATCAATACGGCAATTGACCATTTCAGGGCGAATAAAAAGCATTACTACCATGCGGATATTACCGAGGGGCACGATCAGATGGATAGTGTTGATGTAATTGATGACATGTCTCACAACGATATCCTTGAACTTGTGCAGAAGCTTTCTCCTATGTACAGAACAGTATTCAGTATGTATGCTATTGATGGATATAACCATGAAGAGATAGCGAAACAGCTGGGAATATCCGTCGGTACCTCAAAATCTAACCTTTCAAAAGCCAGGGGCAATTTGAGAAAGATGTTAATGAAGATGAACAGAGAAATTTATGAGCAATATATCTGA
- a CDS encoding PorT family protein produces MSNISDKDLDKLFREAAEGYQASFDESAWEDMERKIDDGGDDGFSYFKILGGIIAILMLSSVAIWWISSENHLALTGAEDSHATAQAAGNIETSGTGMENALGVKKENTVDGAEDAENSHQDHFLNENESKQNVSGNYDRAQRLSGVNSDDHEEVSGRSGAISENENSLDPSGVAKVNTNAKLEEYAKQSGNSTLITVDTSSSEKLAAKRENDLERANYGDPDSFDRKHIRKSEHKDEEKSSTNMYVKADDKEMVPDRQNDGEDLVEGEPADQAPDNVEAARLTRDKVDKPLTFEDEAVRLAENNRSAGDRNGKRLMPALEESADNSSQKNNQVWVYSPAFLERMDYPEYQYPYPEEYRKLNGVEIPDPVSARRDEQASQRGFAVEMAYSPDLTSVGYFKPDRPGSNFGLMGSYFMNRWSVSTGAIYSRKIYFSEESSGGGYYSGPSDFTRIDGDCRVIDIPINISYYLSNNVHHGFYLSAGFSSYIMLRENYDFLTKSNGTEREWSSEYENKNNHFFSVLNLSLGYERRIKNGFFIQLEPFVKAPVSGIGEGKVDLVSTGAFLNLMYKFNHKNK; encoded by the coding sequence ATGAGCAATATATCTGATAAAGATTTAGATAAGCTGTTTAGGGAAGCTGCGGAGGGCTATCAGGCATCTTTTGATGAATCTGCCTGGGAAGATATGGAGCGGAAAATAGATGATGGCGGAGATGATGGATTCTCTTACTTTAAGATATTGGGAGGTATAATAGCTATTTTGATGCTTAGCTCTGTAGCGATTTGGTGGATATCTTCAGAAAACCACCTGGCACTCACAGGGGCTGAGGACTCACACGCAACAGCTCAGGCCGCCGGGAATATTGAAACTTCAGGTACCGGTATGGAAAACGCTTTAGGAGTAAAAAAGGAAAACACAGTTGATGGAGCTGAGGATGCCGAAAATAGCCATCAGGATCACTTTTTAAACGAAAACGAGTCAAAGCAAAATGTTTCTGGAAATTATGACAGGGCACAACGCTTAAGCGGGGTGAATAGTGATGATCATGAAGAAGTTTCAGGCCGCTCCGGGGCAATTTCTGAAAATGAAAACTCCTTAGACCCGTCTGGGGTAGCGAAGGTGAATACTAATGCCAAACTGGAAGAATATGCAAAGCAATCGGGTAATAGCACATTAATAACTGTAGATACCAGTTCATCTGAAAAGTTGGCAGCAAAGCGGGAAAATGATCTGGAAAGAGCGAATTATGGTGACCCGGATAGTTTCGACCGTAAACATATAAGGAAAAGTGAACACAAGGATGAAGAGAAAAGCTCCACCAACATGTATGTGAAGGCTGATGATAAAGAAATGGTGCCTGACCGGCAAAACGATGGGGAAGATTTAGTTGAGGGTGAACCTGCCGACCAGGCACCTGATAACGTAGAGGCAGCCCGCTTAACCCGGGATAAGGTTGATAAACCTTTAACTTTTGAAGATGAAGCGGTACGACTGGCTGAGAATAACCGATCAGCCGGAGACAGGAACGGTAAGAGATTAATGCCTGCCTTAGAAGAAAGCGCTGATAACTCATCTCAAAAGAATAATCAGGTATGGGTTTACAGCCCTGCATTTCTGGAAAGGATGGACTACCCTGAATATCAATATCCATACCCGGAGGAATACCGTAAGTTAAATGGTGTAGAAATACCAGACCCGGTGAGTGCCAGGAGAGATGAGCAGGCCAGCCAAAGGGGCTTTGCAGTAGAAATGGCCTATTCACCTGACCTGACCTCTGTAGGTTATTTTAAACCAGACAGACCCGGAAGCAACTTTGGGTTGATGGGGTCATACTTTATGAATAGATGGAGCGTATCAACGGGTGCTATTTATTCACGCAAAATATATTTTAGCGAAGAAAGTTCCGGAGGTGGTTATTATTCCGGTCCAAGCGATTTTACCAGAATAGATGGAGACTGTAGGGTCATTGATATCCCCATAAATATAAGCTATTACCTGAGCAACAATGTACATCACGGCTTTTACCTGTCCGCCGGATTTTCCAGCTATATTATGCTCAGGGAGAATTATGACTTCCTTACCAAGTCTAATGGTACCGAAAGGGAGTGGTCAAGCGAATATGAAAATAAGAACAATCATTTTTTTAGTGTACTAAACCTATCACTGGGTTATGAAAGGCGTATAAAAAATGGATTTTTTATTCAGTTAGAACCCTTTGTCAAAGCGCCAGTCTCAGGTATAGGAGAGGGGAAGGTAGATTTGGTTTCTACCGGGGCGTTTTTAAATCTCATGTACAAGTTCAATCATAAAAATAAATAA
- a CDS encoding YceI family protein, protein MNLKVNLLIVILGCSITAYGQKYKSVESMVKFFSEATLENIAADNKDGSSVFDEESRQIVFSIPITSFVFDKSLMQEHFNENYMESEKYPKAVFKGEVVNFVKGKTNQKVTAKGDMTIHGVTRTINVDGMMEYKDGKLHLNSVFPVRLEDYKVKIPQVLWQNIAEEVEVTINFIYQPI, encoded by the coding sequence ATGAATCTAAAAGTAAATTTATTAATCGTAATACTGGGATGCAGCATTACGGCTTATGGTCAGAAGTATAAGTCTGTTGAAAGTATGGTCAAATTCTTTTCTGAAGCTACTTTGGAAAACATTGCTGCCGATAATAAAGATGGATCAAGTGTGTTTGATGAGGAAAGCAGGCAGATAGTTTTTTCTATACCTATTACTTCATTTGTATTTGATAAATCATTGATGCAGGAACATTTCAATGAAAATTATATGGAGTCTGAGAAATACCCGAAAGCGGTATTTAAAGGCGAGGTGGTCAACTTTGTAAAGGGTAAGACAAATCAGAAAGTGACTGCTAAAGGTGATATGACCATCCACGGTGTAACAAGGACAATAAATGTCGATGGTATGATGGAGTATAAAGATGGCAAGTTACATCTCAATAGTGTTTTTCCAGTGCGTCTGGAGGACTACAAAGTAAAAATACCCCAGGTTCTCTGGCAAAATATTGCAGAAGAAGTGGAAGTGACCATCAACTTTATTTACCAACCAATTTAA
- a CDS encoding DUF5777 family beta-barrel protein: protein MNFRLAFYLFIAAFAMTINLPAIAQDDLMDLVDEPEGKQYTSATFKGSRVILGHSVETKHKKALEFLISHRFGRVNSGAHNLYGLDNANIRLGLEYGITDDINFGIGRSSFDKSFDTFLKYKFIKQASNGAPVSVVLFNSLALKTTPKEEDDPTYSFNDRLATVSQLLIARKFSSKLSLQVMPTFIHKNRVETFDDNDQIAIGAGGRIKLTQRLAFNAEYYYRINPPEGSPYKNSIAVGFDIETGGHVFQLHFTNSITAIERSFITETNDDFFDGDIHFGFNISRTFQLGEKKKEAGW from the coding sequence ATGAATTTCAGACTTGCATTTTATCTCTTCATAGCTGCATTTGCTATGACCATTAACCTACCGGCCATTGCTCAGGACGATTTGATGGATCTTGTTGATGAGCCGGAAGGGAAGCAATATACCTCTGCGACATTTAAAGGCTCAAGAGTAATACTGGGGCATTCTGTGGAGACCAAGCATAAGAAAGCACTTGAATTTTTGATAAGCCACAGGTTTGGCAGGGTAAATTCCGGAGCTCATAACCTATATGGTCTTGATAATGCGAATATCAGGCTGGGGCTGGAATATGGCATTACAGATGATATCAATTTCGGTATAGGAAGGAGCTCGTTTGACAAGAGTTTTGATACCTTTCTAAAATATAAGTTCATAAAGCAGGCTTCCAACGGAGCCCCTGTAAGTGTGGTGCTGTTTAATAGCCTTGCCCTTAAAACTACACCTAAGGAAGAGGATGATCCGACCTACTCATTCAATGACAGGCTGGCTACCGTAAGCCAGCTGCTGATCGCAAGAAAGTTTAGCAGCAAACTTTCATTGCAGGTAATGCCAACCTTTATCCATAAAAACAGGGTGGAAACATTTGATGATAATGATCAGATTGCCATTGGAGCGGGAGGACGTATTAAACTTACGCAACGGCTGGCCTTTAATGCAGAATATTATTATAGAATCAATCCGCCTGAGGGCAGCCCGTACAAAAACTCTATAGCGGTTGGTTTTGATATTGAAACAGGCGGACACGTATTTCAGTTGCACTTTACAAATTCGATCACTGCCATTGAGAGGTCATTTATTACTGAAACCAATGATGACTTCTTTGATGGAGATATTCATTTTGGATTTAATATATCAAGAACCTTTCAGTTAGGCGAAAAGAAGAAAGAAGCAGGCTGGTAA
- a CDS encoding deoxynucleoside kinase has translation MHIAICGNIGSGKTTLAKMLSKHYGWEAELESVEDNPYLVDFYEDMHRWAFHLQIYFLNSRFSQVKKIRENWKSTVQDRTIYEDAYIFANNLYRSGYINDRDYSSYLTLFESMIQHVESPDLLIYLKADIPKLVSQIQKRGREYENAIRLDYLKNLNQRYQEWIGSYDLGKLLIVDVNNMDFVANSEDFASIVSKIDVELHGLFSDKKE, from the coding sequence ATGCACATCGCTATTTGTGGTAATATTGGCTCCGGCAAAACAACTCTGGCAAAAATGCTCTCCAAACACTACGGATGGGAAGCCGAACTCGAATCTGTAGAGGACAACCCATACCTGGTAGATTTCTATGAAGACATGCACAGGTGGGCCTTTCATCTTCAAATCTATTTTCTTAACAGCAGATTCTCGCAAGTGAAGAAAATACGGGAAAACTGGAAATCTACTGTCCAGGACAGAACCATATACGAGGATGCCTATATTTTTGCCAACAATCTATACAGGTCAGGCTATATCAATGATCGCGATTACTCCAGTTATCTTACGCTTTTTGAATCTATGATTCAGCATGTGGAATCCCCGGATCTACTGATCTACCTGAAAGCTGATATTCCAAAACTGGTTAGTCAGATCCAGAAAAGAGGCCGCGAATACGAAAATGCTATCAGGCTCGACTACCTAAAAAACCTCAATCAGCGCTATCAGGAGTGGATTGGCAGTTACGATTTGGGCAAACTATTGATCGTGGATGTGAATAACATGGATTTTGTGGCTAACTCTGAAGATTTTGCCAGCATAGTGAGCAAAATCGACGTGGAACTGCACGGGTTGTTCAGTGATAAGAAAGAATAA
- a CDS encoding sensor histidine kinase, protein MPQIRPSARVAIIYFIIGVLWILVSDSVVSFFVDDKESILEIQMFKGWFFVIISSLLIFSLSAHYNRHLNNKIRELKNANEDLRLFFYKASHDLRGPIKSILGLTNIIDLYLRTGELPTAINHIELSAKKADHLIHDLEQLTNIIEGPLQVAPINFPALIKKIVKNQYQNHHDLIDKVEFTSEMDVEHYESNPYLVELALEKVMENAILFTAPYKENPQIETRVETVKDGIEVSIKDNGIGVDDIQVKKIFDMFYRGSEASKGSGLGLYIAKMAMERLNGKIKVRSTYRKESTFTIFLPKAA, encoded by the coding sequence ATGCCCCAGATCAGACCTTCGGCAAGAGTCGCCATCATTTATTTTATTATTGGTGTGTTATGGATTTTAGTTTCTGATAGTGTTGTAAGCTTTTTTGTTGATGACAAAGAGTCTATCCTTGAAATTCAAATGTTCAAAGGATGGTTTTTTGTAATTATCTCATCATTACTCATATTCAGCCTCAGTGCTCATTATAACAGGCACCTTAACAACAAGATACGGGAATTAAAAAACGCCAATGAGGACCTGAGACTATTTTTCTACAAAGCCTCGCATGATCTGAGAGGCCCCATAAAATCTATCCTTGGGCTCACCAACATCATAGACCTATACCTCCGCACAGGAGAGCTACCCACAGCGATCAACCATATAGAACTATCCGCAAAAAAAGCAGATCATCTGATCCATGACCTTGAACAACTGACCAATATCATTGAAGGCCCCCTACAGGTAGCCCCCATAAATTTTCCGGCCCTGATCAAAAAAATCGTTAAAAATCAGTACCAAAACCATCACGACCTGATAGATAAGGTGGAGTTTACATCAGAAATGGATGTAGAGCATTATGAATCCAACCCTTACCTGGTTGAACTGGCGCTGGAAAAGGTGATGGAGAATGCCATCCTATTTACCGCTCCATACAAGGAAAATCCTCAAATCGAAACCCGCGTAGAAACAGTAAAAGATGGAATAGAGGTAAGTATAAAAGACAATGGTATAGGAGTGGATGACATCCAGGTAAAAAAGATATTTGATATGTTTTACCGGGGCTCGGAAGCATCAAAAGGAAGTGGATTGGGGTTGTACATTGCCAAAATGGCCATGGAAAGACTGAACGGTAAAATAAAGGTAAGAAGCACCTACAGAAAAGAGAGCACATTTACTATTTTCTTACCAAAAGCTGCATAA
- a CDS encoding DUF3817 domain-containing protein yields the protein MLKTNINRLRVLGFLEGISYLLLLGICMPLKYMMDIPEPTSYVGMAHGVLFIAYCLWVVIVAVELKWGFSKIFWALAASLLPFGTFVADARLFKPEEVKR from the coding sequence ATGCTAAAGACCAATATCAACAGATTAAGAGTACTCGGCTTTTTAGAAGGTATCAGTTACCTGCTTTTATTAGGTATCTGTATGCCGCTCAAATACATGATGGACATACCTGAACCCACGTCATACGTAGGCATGGCTCACGGCGTATTGTTCATAGCCTACTGCCTTTGGGTGGTCATAGTAGCTGTTGAACTGAAATGGGGCTTTAGCAAGATCTTTTGGGCTTTGGCAGCTTCACTCCTTCCCTTCGGTACATTTGTGGCCGATGCTCGTTTGTTTAAGCCGGAGGAAGTAAAGCGGTAA
- a CDS encoding heavy-metal-associated domain-containing protein translates to MNIKFKTNIKCMGCVEAVRPELEKLPEVKKWEVDLQSQDKILTVEATDSNAQQKIVNALQTAGYVGEPQH, encoded by the coding sequence ATGAACATAAAATTCAAAACAAATATCAAATGTATGGGCTGTGTAGAGGCTGTAAGGCCTGAACTGGAGAAATTGCCCGAAGTGAAAAAGTGGGAAGTGGACCTTCAGAGCCAGGACAAGATACTGACAGTGGAAGCAACGGACAGCAATGCCCAACAAAAAATAGTAAATGCCTTACAAACGGCAGGTTACGTGGGTGAGCCTCAACACTAG